A window from Frischella perrara encodes these proteins:
- a CDS encoding rhodanese-like domain-containing protein, which produces MIDTILNNAKLNKTMRNEIQSLSSRQLDEILTNQPDDIFLLDVREASEVSICHLPQSIHIPMNLIPLYLDKIPDDKMIVIYCHHGIRSLNVALYLIDNGFDESQIYNLKNGIDDWAQNIDKTMIRY; this is translated from the coding sequence ATGATAGATACCATTCTCAACAATGCTAAATTAAATAAAACTATGCGTAATGAAATACAATCACTTTCTAGCCGGCAATTAGATGAAATCTTAACTAATCAACCTGATGATATTTTTTTGCTGGATGTTCGTGAAGCTAGCGAAGTGTCGATTTGTCATTTACCACAATCAATTCATATTCCAATGAATTTAATTCCGCTTTATCTGGATAAAATTCCAGATGATAAAATGATAGTCATCTATTGCCACCATGGAATAAGAAGCTTAAATGTTGCACTTTATTTAATTGATAATGGATTTGATGAAAGCCAAATTTATAATTTGAAAAATGGTATTGATGATTGGGCGCAAAATATTGATAAAACGATGATTCGTTATTAG